From the Lathyrus oleraceus cultivar Zhongwan6 chromosome 4, CAAS_Psat_ZW6_1.0, whole genome shotgun sequence genome, one window contains:
- the LOC127073324 gene encoding transcription termination factor MTERF5, chloroplastic yields the protein MFHSHHLRALVYLNHLSSTPKCCYLLHSVNPFSAATTTTTITSDSDQKSFTLSYLTNNCGLSPQDALKASKRLRFSFSTPEKPNSVIAFFKTHGFSNHHIQSIILKNPELILSNPIKTILPKFQFLASKGASPSDIVAAVTRSSRFLRVSLEKHIIPAFEMVRGFCPSDQKAISSIIICPASISDIRMKPNVQFLLDIGVNSSSIYHLLSTRPSVICSTDLREVVEEIKGLGFQPSKYNFCVALLAKRGITKSQWDAKVDVLMKWGWSQDEILLAFKRNPKIMLRSKDKLDAVMSFWIKQLGWDPSLLLAAPDLFGFSLEKRLIPRASVVRYLLSKGLMKKSASLYTPFNLSDELFMKKYVNCYEEEASRLLRLYQGKDASI from the coding sequence ATGTTTCATTCTCACCATCTCAGAGCTCTTGTGTACCTCAACCATCTCTCTTCAACTCCAAAATGTTGCTACCTTCTCCACTCTGTCAATCCCTTCTCCGCcgccaccaccaccaccaccatcacTTCAGATTCAGACCAAAAATCTTTCACACTTTCCTACCTCACCAACAACTGTGGCTTATCTCCACAAGACGCTCTCAAAGCATCAAAACGACTTCGTTTCAGTTTCTCCACCCCTGAAAAACCCAATTCCGTTATCGCCTTCTTCAAAACTCACGGTTTCTCCAATCACCACATACAATCCATCATTCTCAAGAACCCCGAGCTCATCCTTTCCAACCCCATCAAAACCATTCTCCCAAAGTTTCAATTTTTAGCTTCCAAAGGCGCTTCTCCTTCCGACATAGTCGCCGCCGTCACCAGAAGCTCTCGTTTCCTCCGTGTGAGCCTTGAGAAACACATTATCCCCGCTTTTGAAATGGTACGAGGTTTCTGTCCTTCTGATCAAAAAGCTATTAGTTCAATTATCATATGTCCTGCTTCCATTAGTGATATTCGCATGAAACCTAATGTTCAATTTTTGCTTGATATTGGGGTCAATTCCTCGAGTATTTACCATTTGCTTAGTACTAGACCTTCTGTGATTTGTTCTACTGATTTGAGGGAGGTTGTGGAGGAGATTAAGGGATTAGGGTTTCAACCTTCTAAATACAATTTTTGTGTGGCATTATTAGCCAAAAGGGGTATTACCAAATCCCAGTGGGATGCTAAAGTTGATGTCTTGATGAAATGGGGCTGGTCCCAAGATGAAATTTTACTTGCATTTAAAAGGAACCCTAAGATTATGCTACGTTCTAAGGATAAACTCGACGCGGTCATGAGTTTTTGGATCAAACAGCTTGGTTGGGATCCTTCCCTGCTCTTGGCAGCGCCGGATCTATTCGGATTTAGTCTAGAGAAAAGGCTTATTCCAAGGGCTTCTGTTGTCAGGTATCTGTTATCCAAAGGTTTGATGAAGAAGAGTGCTAGCTTGTATACACCGTTTAATTTGTCGGATGAGTTGTTCATGAAAAAGTATGTGAATTGTTATGAAGAAGAAGCATCTAGGCTATTAAGGCTATATCAGGGGAAGGATGCTAGCATATAG